Proteins encoded by one window of Octopus bimaculoides isolate UCB-OBI-ISO-001 chromosome 4, ASM119413v2, whole genome shotgun sequence:
- the LOC106882606 gene encoding uncharacterized protein LOC106882606 has product MTRISTKVFAVFGIIVAIFLFQYATSVFQSTLFSSPSSIQPRDNLSSTEKAFSSIQSNLSINTAKLTNDITVLTAYFNIGAFAKGSLGNIFTPSKYYEWMSAYGKMLNNLVVYTDDERTYKTFQKLRGNAFKEQTKLFFINKTELLSFQIEKNISDIFKQPGYPKHLPNTVVPEYSCAMHAKYELLNRIIRKNFFHTKYFMWSDAGLFRTPQNSLFKLALPKNFDDTKVALSRVFDFNENSTYKDIIYNNNVWLAGGCSLGKYDVLYKFTQEYFNFLHKSLSMKLVSTDQQIIYGMYVDKQKPVTYLQLYESGWYALSNACYEAGKALI; this is encoded by the exons GCACTCTGTTCTCAAGCCCAAGTTCGATACAACCCAGG GATAATCTATCTTCAACTGAGAAAGCCTTTTCTTCTATTCAAAGTAACCTTTCAATAAACACTGCAAAACTTACCAATGACATCACAGTATTGACTGCATATTTCAATATCGGAGCCTTTGCAAAGGGATCTTTGGGGAATATATTTACACCTAGTAAGTATTACGAATGGATGTCTGCATATGGTAAGATGCTCAATAATCTAGTTGTTTATACAGATGATGAACGTACATacaaaacttttcagaagttaaGGGGGAATGCTTTCAAAGAACAAACCaagttattttttataaacaAGACGGAATTGTTATCATttcagatagaaaaaaatatttctgatatatttaaacAACCTGGTTACCCAAAGCATCTTCCCAATACTGTTGTTCCTGAGTACTCTTGTGCCATGCATGCGAAATATGAATTGCTTAACCGAATCATAAGAAAGAACTTTTTTCACACTAAATACTTTATGTGGTCAGATGCTGGATTATTCCGGACAccccaaaattctttatttaaattgGCATTACCTAAAAATTTTGATGATACAAAAGTTGCTCTCAGCCGAGTGTTTGATTTTAATGAGAACTCAACATATAAAgacattatttataataataatgtgtggcTTGCAGGTGGCTGCAGTCTTGGTAAATATGATGTTTTGTACAAATTTACTCaagaatatttcaattttcttcataAATCTTTATCCATGAAACTAGTAAGTACGGATCAGCAAATTATATATGGGATGTATGTGGACAAACAAAAGCCTGTGACATATCTCCAACTTTATGAATCAGGTTGGTATGCATTAAGCAATGCATGTTATGAAGCAGGAAAGGCACTAATTTGA